One window of Desulfarculus baarsii DSM 2075 genomic DNA carries:
- a CDS encoding hydrogenase iron-sulfur subunit: MSKNAVCYLCKGCGIGDALDFERLTEVVEEGGVSEVKEHDALCSPEGLAMIKEDIDGGVDAVLIGACSSRVKTDEFSFGGGVVVERTSLREQVVWCTSPDATDDGEEDRQMLAEDYLRMACVKLEKCQPLTPFQLEGEIYKSLMVVGGGPAGMSAAIQAAKAGSQVFLIEKEDKLGGFLNTIDKLGPQSPPYTELEDNPVAEMVGQIEASDKIKVFTGCTVAKTAGAPGKFDVELSNGEKLQIGAIVQATGWLPYDASKLADELAYGSSPDIVTNVEFEQMVKDGKLARKSDGEDIAAIAFIQCAGSRDQNHLPYCSAFCCLVSLKQAIYVKEQNPETAVYVIYKDIRTPSQSEEVYREAQRKGVIFIRRDETYPTITAGDKLSLEVNDVLLGEDVSLEELDMVVLATGMRPNNPKVVDAPLVAFGEDQEVAKKLTAEAKAACEDWSVLNLDYRQGKNLPTLKYAMPDSHFICFPYESRRTGIYPVGTVRRPMRLTQAIDDGVGAALKAIQAIKAAEAGCAVHPRSGDESFPEFFMQRCTQCKRCTEECPFGAINEDEKANPLPNPTRCRRCGVCMGACPERIISFKNYSVDMIGSMIKAINVPEEDDEKPRVIMLACENDALPAIDMAAAKGMTWSPYVRLIPIRCLGSMNLVWIADALSSGIDGVVLLGCRRGEDYQCHFIKGSELANVRMSKISETLTRLVLESDRVAVEEVSITDLHKIPAIIDAFMETIEEVGPNPYKGF; encoded by the coding sequence ATGAGCAAGAACGCAGTTTGCTATCTCTGCAAGGGCTGTGGCATCGGCGACGCCCTTGATTTCGAACGGCTTACCGAGGTCGTCGAGGAGGGCGGCGTCAGCGAGGTCAAGGAACATGACGCGCTGTGCTCTCCCGAGGGCCTGGCGATGATCAAAGAGGACATCGACGGCGGCGTCGACGCCGTGTTGATCGGCGCTTGCAGCAGCCGCGTCAAGACCGACGAGTTCTCCTTTGGCGGCGGCGTGGTTGTCGAGCGCACCAGCCTGCGCGAGCAGGTGGTGTGGTGCACCAGCCCCGACGCCACCGATGACGGCGAGGAAGATCGCCAGATGCTGGCCGAGGACTACCTGCGCATGGCCTGCGTCAAGCTGGAAAAATGCCAGCCCCTCACGCCGTTCCAGCTCGAAGGCGAGATCTACAAGAGCCTCATGGTCGTTGGCGGCGGTCCCGCCGGCATGAGCGCGGCCATCCAGGCCGCCAAGGCCGGCAGCCAGGTCTTCTTGATCGAAAAAGAAGACAAGCTGGGCGGTTTCCTCAACACCATCGACAAGTTGGGCCCCCAGAGCCCGCCCTACACCGAGTTGGAAGACAACCCGGTGGCGGAGATGGTCGGCCAGATCGAGGCCTCCGACAAGATCAAGGTCTTCACCGGCTGCACCGTGGCCAAGACCGCCGGCGCGCCCGGCAAGTTCGACGTGGAGCTGTCCAACGGCGAAAAGTTGCAGATCGGCGCCATCGTCCAGGCCACCGGCTGGCTGCCCTATGACGCCAGCAAGTTGGCCGACGAGCTGGCCTACGGCTCCTCGCCCGACATCGTCACCAACGTCGAGTTCGAGCAGATGGTCAAAGATGGCAAGCTGGCCCGCAAGTCCGATGGCGAGGATATCGCCGCCATCGCCTTCATCCAGTGCGCCGGCTCCCGCGACCAGAACCATCTGCCCTATTGTTCGGCCTTCTGCTGCCTGGTCTCGCTGAAGCAGGCCATCTACGTCAAGGAGCAGAACCCCGAGACGGCCGTCTACGTCATCTACAAAGACATCCGCACGCCCAGCCAGAGCGAGGAAGTCTATCGCGAGGCCCAGCGCAAGGGCGTGATCTTCATCCGCCGCGACGAGACCTACCCGACCATCACCGCCGGCGACAAGCTCAGCCTGGAAGTCAACGACGTCCTGCTGGGCGAGGACGTCAGCCTCGAAGAGCTGGACATGGTCGTGCTGGCCACCGGCATGCGGCCCAACAACCCCAAGGTGGTCGACGCGCCGCTGGTGGCCTTTGGCGAGGACCAGGAAGTGGCCAAGAAGCTGACCGCCGAGGCCAAGGCCGCCTGCGAGGATTGGTCGGTGCTCAACCTGGACTACCGCCAGGGCAAGAACCTGCCGACCCTCAAGTACGCCATGCCCGACAGCCACTTCATCTGCTTCCCCTACGAGAGCCGCCGCACGGGCATTTACCCGGTGGGCACCGTCCGCCGGCCCATGCGCCTGACCCAGGCCATCGACGACGGCGTGGGCGCGGCCCTCAAGGCCATCCAGGCCATCAAGGCCGCCGAGGCCGGTTGCGCCGTGCATCCGCGTAGCGGCGACGAAAGCTTCCCCGAGTTTTTCATGCAACGCTGCACCCAGTGCAAGCGCTGCACCGAGGAATGCCCCTTCGGCGCCATCAACGAGGACGAGAAGGCCAACCCGCTGCCCAACCCCACTCGCTGCCGTCGTTGCGGCGTGTGCATGGGCGCTTGCCCCGAGCGCATCATCTCCTTCAAGAACTACTCGGTGGACATGATCGGCTCGATGATCAAGGCCATCAACGTGCCCGAGGAGGACGATGAGAAGCCGCGGGTGATCATGCTGGCCTGCGAAAACGACGCCCTGCCGGCCATCGACATGGCCGCGGCCAAGGGCATGACCTGGAGCCCCTACGTGCGGCTGATCCCCATCCGCTGCCTGGGCTCGATGAACCTGGTCTGGATCGCCGACGCGCTGTCTTCGGGCATCGACGGCGTGGTGCTCTTGGGCTGCCGTCGCGGCGAAGACTACCAGTGCCACTTCATCAAGGGCTCCGAGCTG
- a CDS encoding FAD-dependent oxidoreductase: MGQAIMVVGAGMTGLSAALEAAEAGCKVVLVEKNPYLGGRVAQLHQYFPKLCPPYCGLEINFRRVRSNSNIDILTMAEVTAISGEPGNYKVSVKQSPRFVNDKCTACGKCAEAVETQIDSAFNYGLCKTKAAYLPHDLAFPYRYVIDPSIIGTPEAQKAKDACPYDAVVLDDAEKELTFEVASVIWAAGWTPYDPRKVQYYNFDKSPNIVTNVQMERLAAFSGPTGGQILRPGDGQAPKSVAFIQCAGSRDINNMPQCSTICCLASLKQATYVREKLPEAKVTIYFIDIRAMDRNEDFYTKVKADEGVSFVKSKIAMIEPQDDGSLILEGENTTTGERFKAQHDLVVLATGMQPNTALSKVPAEVEYDEYGFMRQGEGIFGAGTVRRPSEVVTCVQDGTGAALRAIQLVAGR; encoded by the coding sequence ATGGGCCAAGCAATCATGGTCGTCGGTGCTGGCATGACCGGGCTCAGCGCCGCTCTGGAAGCGGCTGAAGCCGGCTGCAAGGTGGTTCTGGTCGAAAAGAACCCCTACCTTGGCGGTCGAGTGGCTCAGCTGCACCAATATTTCCCCAAGCTTTGCCCGCCCTACTGCGGCTTGGAGATAAATTTCCGGCGCGTCCGCAGCAACAGCAACATCGACATCCTGACCATGGCCGAGGTCACCGCCATCAGCGGCGAGCCCGGCAACTACAAAGTCAGCGTCAAGCAGTCCCCGCGGTTTGTCAACGACAAGTGCACCGCCTGCGGCAAGTGCGCCGAGGCCGTCGAGACCCAGATCGACAGCGCCTTCAACTATGGCCTGTGCAAGACCAAGGCCGCTTACTTGCCCCACGACCTGGCCTTCCCCTACCGCTACGTCATCGACCCCAGCATCATCGGCACTCCCGAGGCCCAGAAGGCCAAGGACGCCTGTCCTTATGACGCGGTGGTTCTCGACGACGCCGAAAAAGAGCTGACCTTCGAGGTCGCTTCGGTGATCTGGGCCGCCGGCTGGACCCCTTACGATCCCAGGAAGGTCCAGTACTACAACTTCGACAAGAGCCCCAACATCGTCACCAACGTGCAGATGGAGCGCCTGGCGGCCTTCAGCGGCCCCACCGGCGGCCAGATTCTGCGCCCCGGCGACGGCCAGGCCCCCAAGAGCGTGGCCTTTATCCAGTGCGCCGGCTCCCGCGACATCAACAACATGCCCCAGTGCTCGACGATCTGCTGTCTGGCCAGCCTCAAGCAGGCGACCTACGTCCGCGAAAAGCTGCCCGAGGCCAAGGTGACGATCTACTTCATCGACATCCGGGCCATGGACCGCAACGAGGACTTCTACACCAAGGTCAAGGCCGACGAGGGCGTTTCGTTCGTCAAATCCAAGATTGCCATGATCGAGCCCCAGGACGACGGCAGCCTGATCCTCGAAGGCGAAAACACCACCACCGGCGAACGCTTCAAGGCCCAGCACGACCTGGTCGTCCTGGCCACCGGCATGCAGCCCAACACGGCGCTCAGCAAGGTTCCGGCCGAGGTCGAATACGATGAATACGGCTTCATGCGCCAGGGCGAAGGCATCTTCGGCGCGGGCACGGTTCGTCGGCCCAGCGAAGTCGTCACTTGCGTGCAGGACGGCACCGGCGCGGCCCTCAGAGCCATTCAACTGGTGGCCGGGAGGTAA
- the aprA gene encoding adenylyl-sulfate reductase subunit alpha, whose amino-acid sequence MPNFETVQVTTDLLICGGGMAAAGAAVEAAYWAKKNGLKVTLVDKAAFDRSGAVAMGLSAINEYIGYAAGDNSLEDYVKYVRQDLMGIARDDLVYNIARHVDGSVHLFEKWGLPIWTDENGKFVREGRWQIMINGESYKVIVAEAAKNAMKDAGCDIIERVFIVGPIMDGERVAGAYGFSTRENKFYVFNAKATIAVMGGAVHVFRPRSVGEGLGRSWYPPFNSGSTTYFTLQAGAEMTCQEIRFIPVRFKDAYGPVGAWFLLFKSRATSATGGEYMAERKAELNNWAPYGLVKPIPANLRNYLGMLDVDAGLGPLYMETAEAIQKLADAFKDDPKAFKKKMKTLENEAWEDFLDMTCSQALLWASSNIYPEQSRSEIAACEPYFIGSHSGGSGAWVSGPEDVSTPYKWGYGNMTTTKGLFTAGDGSGASSHKFSSGSHAEGRFAGKEAVRFILDNNTLPALGDVEALKAKALAPLARFEEFSALSTDPLLNPNYIRPMQFMFRLQKIMDEYAGGVVSAFKTSDKLLERGLELLAMLQDDSGKLAANGVYELERCWENVHRMWQAEAHVRTILFREETRWPGYYFRADKPKMDEANWKCFVNCTFKDGKWEMKKVPVVPMDV is encoded by the coding sequence ATGCCGAATTTCGAGACTGTTCAGGTCACTACCGACCTTCTGATCTGTGGTGGCGGCATGGCTGCGGCCGGCGCCGCCGTCGAGGCCGCTTATTGGGCCAAAAAAAATGGTTTGAAAGTCACCTTGGTTGACAAGGCCGCTTTCGACCGTTCGGGCGCGGTGGCCATGGGCCTCAGCGCCATCAACGAGTACATCGGCTACGCCGCCGGCGACAACTCGCTGGAAGACTACGTGAAGTACGTCCGCCAGGACCTCATGGGCATCGCCCGTGACGACTTGGTGTACAACATCGCCCGTCACGTTGACGGTTCGGTGCATCTGTTCGAAAAATGGGGTCTGCCGATCTGGACCGACGAGAACGGCAAGTTCGTTCGCGAGGGTCGTTGGCAGATCATGATCAACGGCGAGTCCTACAAGGTGATCGTGGCCGAGGCCGCGAAGAACGCCATGAAGGACGCTGGCTGCGACATCATCGAGCGCGTGTTCATCGTCGGTCCGATCATGGACGGCGAGCGCGTGGCTGGCGCCTACGGCTTCAGCACCCGCGAGAACAAGTTCTACGTGTTCAACGCCAAAGCCACCATCGCCGTGATGGGCGGCGCCGTGCACGTGTTCCGTCCGCGCAGCGTCGGTGAAGGTCTGGGCCGTAGCTGGTATCCGCCGTTCAACAGCGGTTCGACCACCTACTTCACCCTGCAGGCCGGCGCCGAGATGACCTGCCAGGAGATCCGCTTCATCCCCGTGCGCTTCAAAGACGCTTACGGCCCGGTGGGTGCGTGGTTCCTGCTGTTCAAGAGCCGCGCCACCAGCGCCACCGGCGGCGAGTACATGGCCGAGCGCAAGGCCGAGCTGAACAACTGGGCCCCCTATGGCCTGGTGAAGCCGATCCCGGCCAACCTGCGTAACTACCTGGGCATGCTCGACGTCGACGCCGGCCTGGGCCCGCTATACATGGAGACCGCCGAGGCCATCCAGAAGCTGGCCGACGCCTTCAAGGACGATCCCAAGGCCTTCAAGAAGAAGATGAAGACCCTGGAGAACGAGGCGTGGGAAGACTTCCTGGACATGACTTGCTCGCAGGCTCTTCTGTGGGCCTCCAGCAACATCTACCCCGAGCAGAGCCGCTCTGAGATCGCCGCTTGCGAGCCTTACTTCATCGGTTCGCACTCCGGTGGTTCGGGCGCCTGGGTCTCCGGTCCCGAAGACGTCAGCACCCCCTACAAGTGGGGCTACGGCAACATGACCACCACCAAGGGCCTGTTCACCGCTGGTGACGGCTCTGGCGCCTCCAGCCACAAGTTCTCCTCGGGCTCGCACGCCGAGGGTCGCTTCGCTGGCAAGGAAGCCGTTCGCTTCATCCTCGACAACAACACCCTGCCCGCCCTGGGCGACGTCGAGGCCCTGAAGGCCAAGGCTCTGGCTCCTCTGGCCCGCTTCGAGGAGTTCTCGGCCCTGTCGACCGACCCCCTGCTGAACCCCAACTACATCCGCCCGATGCAGTTCATGTTCCGCCTGCAGAAGATCATGGACGAGTACGCGGGTGGCGTCGTCAGCGCCTTCAAGACCTCCGACAAGCTGTTGGAGCGCGGTCTGGAGCTGCTGGCCATGCTGCAGGATGACTCTGGCAAGCTGGCCGCCAACGGCGTCTACGAGCTGGAGCGTTGCTGGGAGAACGTCCACCGCATGTGGCAGGCCGAGGCCCACGTGCGCACCATCCTCTTCCGCGAGGAGACTCGTTGGCCGGGCTACTACTTCCGCGCCGACAAGCCCAAGATGGACGAGGCCAATTGGAAGTGCTTCGTCAACTGCACCTTCAAGGATGGCAAGTGGGAAATGAAGAAGGTTCCCGTTGTCCCCATGGACGTGTAG
- the aprB gene encoding adenylyl-sulfate reductase subunit beta — MPSYVIVEKCDGCKGQDKTACMYICPNDLMLLDKDGSMGYGAMKAFNRDVSMCWECYNCVKICPQQAIDIRGYADFMPLGGSVVPLRGSDSIMWTVKFRDGNVKRFKFPIRTTAEGSADPMGGFPVGDGDIKSANLMTEPASCGADVLPTR; from the coding sequence ATGCCAAGCTACGTAATCGTCGAAAAGTGCGATGGCTGCAAGGGTCAGGACAAGACTGCTTGCATGTACATCTGCCCCAACGACCTCATGCTGTTGGATAAAGACGGATCCATGGGCTATGGGGCGATGAAGGCTTTTAACCGTGACGTCTCCATGTGCTGGGAATGCTACAACTGCGTGAAGATCTGCCCGCAGCAGGCGATCGACATCCGCGGTTACGCCGACTTCATGCCTCTGGGCGGTAGCGTTGTGCCTCTGCGCGGTTCCGACAGTATCATGTGGACCGTCAAATTCCGCGACGGCAACGTCAAGCGGTTCAAGTTCCCCATCCGCACCACCGCTGAAGGTTCCGCCGATCCGATGGGCGGCTTCCCCGTGGGCGACGGCGACATCAAATCCGCAAACCTGATGACCGAGCCGGCTTCCTGCGGCGCAGACGTACTTCCCACCCGCTAA
- a CDS encoding Rne/Rng family ribonuclease, whose product MIKRMLINAREPGELRVALVEGGRLEAFFVETAAREQTRGNIYKGVVVNVERSLQAAFVDYGAGRNGFLQISDLCPAFIKGAGHNGRVNKPIQEVLRAGHELLVQVVKEETATKGASLTTFFSIPGQYMVLTPGHESQGVSRKIESEAERERIKEALAGASCPEGIGVIARTAAEGRSKREIQQNLQQLLRLWLDIKKRGDSAKPRTLIHREEELAVRVVRDHFTSDVTEILVDDQDVFNRLQRYLAVVSPRRKTQLKLYTDPRPIFQKSQLEQQILSIYQPTVPLPSGGSIVIHPTEALVSIDVNSGRNVSGKQIEETALNVNKEAAVEVARQLRLRDLGGLVVVDFIDMRDRANQRTVRKVFADELKKDKAKITIGAISRFGLLELSRQRIRPPIDFGATMVCPHCQGRGLVRTTEAIGRGVMRALEHKLGDGDKSGLRVRVGTEAANYLQNVRRADLMRLEERYGLCIEVLADPGLSPEESRMERFEATWTPPQPAAPPVLQAVIEAPEEPEPEEFEEDEADGEGAVEAAAADEPAKKSSSRRRRGGRRKSAKKDAIAPAAQPQAGPAPSVEAKSIVETPVAEQSGEPTAAKKRRRRPSSRRRRKPAEGQAAEARSAIAAAPEHGGVIGDEAD is encoded by the coding sequence ATGATTAAACGAATGCTGATAAATGCCCGTGAACCCGGCGAATTGCGGGTCGCGTTGGTGGAAGGCGGCCGACTGGAGGCCTTTTTCGTCGAGACGGCCGCCCGCGAACAGACGCGGGGCAACATCTACAAAGGCGTGGTGGTCAACGTCGAACGCAGCCTACAGGCGGCGTTCGTGGACTACGGCGCGGGGCGCAACGGCTTTTTGCAGATAAGCGACCTGTGCCCGGCCTTCATCAAAGGCGCGGGCCACAACGGCCGCGTGAACAAGCCCATCCAGGAGGTGCTGCGGGCCGGCCACGAGCTTTTGGTTCAGGTGGTCAAAGAGGAAACCGCCACCAAGGGCGCCAGTCTGACCACGTTTTTTTCCATCCCCGGCCAATACATGGTGCTGACGCCCGGCCACGAGAGCCAGGGCGTCTCGCGCAAGATCGAATCCGAGGCCGAGCGCGAGCGCATCAAGGAAGCCCTGGCCGGCGCGTCGTGCCCCGAGGGCATCGGAGTCATCGCCCGCACCGCCGCCGAAGGCCGCTCCAAGCGCGAGATCCAGCAAAACCTGCAGCAGTTGTTGCGCCTGTGGCTGGACATCAAGAAACGCGGCGACAGCGCCAAGCCGCGCACGCTGATCCACCGCGAGGAAGAACTGGCCGTGCGCGTGGTGCGCGACCACTTCACCAGCGACGTCACCGAGATCCTGGTCGACGATCAAGACGTCTTCAACCGCCTGCAACGCTATCTGGCCGTGGTCAGCCCCCGGCGCAAGACCCAGCTCAAGCTCTACACCGACCCCAGGCCCATTTTCCAGAAAAGCCAACTGGAACAACAGATCCTGTCGATATACCAGCCCACTGTCCCGCTGCCCTCCGGCGGCAGCATCGTCATCCACCCCACCGAGGCGCTGGTGTCCATCGACGTCAACTCCGGCCGCAACGTCAGCGGCAAGCAGATCGAGGAGACGGCGCTCAACGTCAACAAGGAGGCCGCCGTGGAGGTGGCCCGCCAGTTGCGCCTGCGCGACCTGGGCGGCTTGGTGGTGGTCGATTTCATCGACATGCGCGACCGCGCCAACCAGCGCACCGTGCGCAAGGTGTTCGCCGACGAGCTGAAAAAAGACAAGGCCAAGATCACCATCGGGGCCATCAGCCGCTTTGGCCTGCTGGAGCTTAGCCGCCAGCGCATTCGGCCGCCCATCGATTTCGGCGCGACCATGGTCTGCCCCCACTGCCAGGGCCGCGGCCTGGTGCGCACCACCGAGGCCATCGGCCGCGGCGTCATGCGCGCCCTGGAGCACAAGCTGGGTGATGGCGACAAGAGCGGCCTGCGCGTGAGGGTGGGCACCGAGGCGGCCAACTATCTGCAGAACGTCCGGCGCGCCGACCTGATGCGCTTGGAGGAGCGCTACGGCCTGTGCATCGAGGTGTTGGCCGACCCCGGCCTTTCGCCCGAGGAATCGCGCATGGAGCGTTTCGAGGCGACGTGGACTCCGCCCCAGCCGGCCGCGCCGCCGGTGCTTCAGGCCGTAATCGAGGCCCCGGAAGAGCCCGAGCCCGAGGAGTTCGAGGAAGACGAGGCCGATGGCGAAGGCGCCGTGGAGGCTGCCGCCGCCGACGAGCCGGCGAAGAAGTCGTCCTCGCGGCGGCGCAGGGGCGGGCGGCGCAAATCGGCCAAAAAAGACGCGATCGCGCCGGCGGCCCAACCCCAGGCCGGCCCCGCGCCGTCGGTCGAGGCCAAATCAATCGTCGAAACCCCGGTTGCCGAGCAATCCGGCGAGCCGACGGCGGCCAAAAAACGGCGTCGCCGGCCATCGTCCAGACGGCGTCGCAAGCCGGCCGAGGGGCAGGCCGCCGAGGCCAGATCGGCCATCGCGGCCGCGCCCGAGCACGGCGGCGTGATCGGCGACGAGGCCGATTGA